In the genome of Roseovarius sp. Pro17, the window TTCTTTTGAACGCGCTGTTCCTGCGCGGTGCATGGAATATCTGGCGCCGGGACGAAACGGCGGCAGAGGCAGATGGATATGCCACCGAAAAAACGGTTTTCAAACATTCGCTCTACTATCTCTTTGGACTCTTTGTCGCGATCCTGATCGACTCTGCTCTGCGCAGCGCCGATCTGCTGGCGGCAGGACCCATCAACTTTTGGGGCGTCTAATGGCCTTTTTCCGCAAGAATCACGAGATTCACACCCGCCGGTTCAGTCGCAATCTGGGTCTGGGTCTGGTGCTGGCAGCATTTGTCGCATTGGTTTTCGGCCTTACCGTTGCCAAAGTCAGTAGTGACGACTTTTCCGTTCCCGGTAAGGTTGATGGGGCAGGTTATGGCACAAATTGACAACACAAAGCGCACGGCTATCACGCTGGTCGGCGTGGTGATCACTATGGGCGCGCTGGCTTGGGCGTCGGTGCCGTTCTACGACTGGTTTTGCCGCGTCACAGGCTTCGGCGGTATCACCGGCGTGGCCGAATCTGGATCGGACGTCATTCTGGATCGCACGATCAAGGTGCGCTTCGACGGCAGCCTTGATCGGAACATGCCTTGGCAGTTCAAGCCGATGCAGCGCGAGATGGAGATGCGCATCGGCGAAACAGGCCTTGCCTTTTACGAGGCTTACAATCCCACCGATCGACCCGTCGCCGGGCAGGCCTCGTATAATGTGACGCCTTACGAAGCGGGCGGATTTTTCGAAAAGATCGAGTGCTTTTGCTTTACCGAGCAGGTGCTGCAGCCGGGTGAGCGGGTCGAGATGCCAGTGACCTTCTACGTTGACCCGGAAATTGCCACGGACCGCGACGCCAAGTACACGCACACCATCACATTGTCCTACACATTCTACGAGATCGACCTGCCCGAGGCGCAGGCCGCCCTTGCGCAAGACGCTGAAACGGGTAGAACCATAAATTAAGGCGTTTCGAAGTATTCCCAAGTGGGGGGCATTTCGAAATGTAGCGAAACAAGGGAACGTTGCACGGAATTTTGCGAGAATCTGAGTTCGGATTTTCGCGAAATGCTAGAAGCCCGTCCACGAGGGAACCTGAAATGGCACATGAAAAGAACCACGATTACCACATTCTGACCCCGTCCGTCTGGCCCCTTTTGGGGGCTGTGGCCGGTTTCATTATGCTGTTCGGAGCCGTCCTGTGGATGTCGCCGCAGATTGAGAATAACCAACCTTGGGTGTTCCTGATCGGCCTCGTTGGCGTTCTTTACACGATGTTTGGTTGGTGGTCCGAGACCGTGGCCGAGAATCAGGCCGGTGACCATACGCCCGTCGTGCGGATCGGTTTGCGCTATGGCTTTATCATGTTCATCATGTCCGAGGTCATGTTCTTTGTCGCGTGGTTCTGGAGCTTTTTCAAGAACGCCATGTATCCGATGGGCCCGCAGTCGCCCGGCATCGACGGCGTCTGGCCGCCGGTAGGGATTGAGACGTTCGATCCGTGGCACCTGCCGCTGATCAACACGCTGATCCTTCTGTGTTCGGGGGCCGCCGCGACATGGGCGCATCACGCGCTGGTCCACGAAAATAACCGCCAGGACATGAAGCG includes:
- a CDS encoding cytochrome c oxidase assembly protein, whose amino-acid sequence is MAQIDNTKRTAITLVGVVITMGALAWASVPFYDWFCRVTGFGGITGVAESGSDVILDRTIKVRFDGSLDRNMPWQFKPMQREMEMRIGETGLAFYEAYNPTDRPVAGQASYNVTPYEAGGFFEKIECFCFTEQVLQPGERVEMPVTFYVDPEIATDRDAKYTHTITLSYTFYEIDLPEAQAALAQDAETGRTIN
- a CDS encoding cytochrome c oxidase subunit 3, whose product is MAHEKNHDYHILTPSVWPLLGAVAGFIMLFGAVLWMSPQIENNQPWVFLIGLVGVLYTMFGWWSETVAENQAGDHTPVVRIGLRYGFIMFIMSEVMFFVAWFWSFFKNAMYPMGPQSPGIDGVWPPVGIETFDPWHLPLINTLILLCSGAAATWAHHALVHENNRQDMKRGLALAIALGVLFTCFQLYEYSHAAFGFSGNVYGANFFMATGFHGFHVFVGTIFLFVCLMRTLRGHFTPENHVGFEAAAWYWHFVDVVWLFLFAAIYIWGS